Genomic window (Asticcacaulis excentricus CB 48):
CAAACGGATGAAACAGAAAGACCTCCTGTCCCATCGCCTTTCGTACGGCAGATGTCAGCTGAAAGTGCTCGAACTTAATATCAACGACGAGAATGGAACCTTCGAAGTCGAGGAGATTAGGCACAACGACGCCGACCCCTTTCCCCGTTCGGGTAGGAGCGGCAATCATCACAAACTCCTCCCCCGGATACCGCAAGAGGGTGGCGGCGCACCTGCCTACAATTATCCCCTTCCTTGAAAACAGACCTCTCCGTCTCATTTCCGTGAGCGTCGCGAACCGCGCGGCCCCATGAATGTTCTGGCCATATTTACCGGTGAGGGCATGTGCTAGGGCGAATAAGACAATAACAACGGGTACGAGGCCTAAACCCAATGCCCTGATCAGGCCTGGCTTCATAGGCTCTATGTCGTCAGCAACGCGCCAAAGGCTGATCCAGAGAAGCGGCGTGAATTCGCTCGGAAAATGGCCCTGCATGGCCATGTAAATGGTCCCTGCAAGCGATAGGCTCAAAGCAATAAGGCCTAACCCCACAGTAGCAAACGCCAAACCGATTAGGGTCCACCTAATGGTCCTCGTCATTGCGTCACGCTTTGTGGCACGCGTCGCCAGATCTCCTTGATGAAGCGTCTTCGCTGATCTCCATTGCCTCTTGTCACGCTTAAATGGACGACGAGGTCGATATTGAGCCGGGCGAGCTCGCAGAGCTCTGCCGTGGTAAAGCCAATGGCGTCCTTGTTTTCGCGGCACATCAGTGCGAAGCGATCCATCGCCTGGGCGCAGGAGCCCGCGTGGAAAGAGGTAATCGATCCTCTGTGCCCGGTGGACAAAAGCTTGAGATAGTCAAACGCCTCAGGCCCGCGAAGCTCGGCCAGTAAAACGCGATCCGGGCGCATTCTGAGACAAGCGGTAATAAGGTCACCGGCACCGATCGATGCGCTCCCCTGATTACCCCGCGAATAGAGCAGATGGACACGGTTTAGATGGTGGGGCAGAAAAAGCTCGCGGGCATCTTCAATGGTGATCAACCGCTCATGAGACGGAATGAGCTGGCAGAGGCTCTTCATCAGGGTCGTCTTTCCCGAGCCCGTTTCGCCCACGATCGCGATGTTCTCACCTTGCCTTACGCACCGCGTGAGTTCATCACGCAGGCTTTCCCGAAACGCGTTTTCGGGCACGTCTTCTCGCGTCTTTGGGCTTTCGATCTTTTCAAACGCGCCTTCCCCTTCCCACGCCTTGAGCGTCTTGTCCGAGTGATAGGGACGTCTAATAGACAAGGATATGAGCCCCTCTTCGACACAAGGGGGAATAAGGATCTGGATCCGCTCGCCGCCCGGAAGCACGGCCGAAAGAATGGGCGTCTGAGCCGAAAGGGACTGGGCGGCAAAGGTTGCGATGGCCAGGCAAATGGTCATCAGGCGTTGGTGGCTGAGTGCGCCCATTTCATAGCGCTGCCATCCGTTTGTCGTCAGACAGAAGAGTTCTCCGGGCCGGTTAATGACGAGCTCCTGCAAGTCTGCTTGATCAAGGTAGGGCATGAGCGGGCGAAGCATCTCCCGGATCATCGTTCCGGCCTGCGGCGGCGATAGCCTTTCACTTCCTTGTGGAGGGGTAGACATCTCTAAAACTCACATCCCGGTTCACATAGATGAGCGCCCGATCACCCTGCTGGCGATAGAAGGTGGGAGGGATATTGAGGTTTGCCTCAAGAACTTTTGCCGACATAGACGAACCGGTCTGTCCAACCTGCGCCCAGACGATCTCATCCTGTTGATTTTGCTTTGTCGCACCCGAGACGGCGTCTTGTACAAACGACAATAAAAACGCTGATCCGATCCGCCGCCACCAGTGGTTTTTCACCTCACCTTCGAGACCTGCCCCACCCAGGGTATCGGTTGCCTCCGCATCCAGACGGACGACGACGCCTGAAGGTGTGCGGATACGACGCCAGCGCACCAGGAGACGCGTATCTGCCTGTGTCTTGAGAGACTGATACTCACCCACCACCTCACTGCCGGCCTCCAGAAGGAGCGTCTTTCCCGTGTCTGAGAAGACAGGGCGCGTAAGAACGCACACCGCAGGCCCCGGCAGGCTACTCACAAGGCGCACACTGAGCGCACATTCTATCAGTCGACCTTCGGAGAGTAGAAAGTCGCGTTCCTTCTGCCTTTGGGCATTCAACGGCTCCTCTTCCCCCTCGTCCTTCAGAGATATGAAAGGGGTTGCAGGCTTCTCAGCCTCATCATTCGACGGTTTCCTTTGCGCCCCTTCCGGCACAGACAAAAACAAAGGGTCCCCACCCTTTTCCTCTGGTTCACGATCGGCATTATTGACCGTCATCGGTGGCTTTTGGGGTTTTGATCTTGGGAGCGGTTCAGAGACAGGACCTGGCACACTCGCCGGAGGGTCAAATGAGGTTGCGCTCTCTTGCGGCGATGGCGATGGCTTATAGGCCTTCGTAACAATGGTGCCGTCTGCACAGATCATGACGACACCGTCTTTGGTCGAGATGCCCACACCATCTCGAGACTTAGCCAGAACAGGCTGGGAGCGATCCGGGCAAGGCTCTGACAGGTCCTGACCGGTGAGCGGTTTAGGCCGATCGAAGACCTGCCTTTTCACGTCCGTGGCCGGGGCCGCAGGCTTTGGCTTTGGGGACGCGGGCGTTGCGCGAGCGTTGATAAGCCAAAGCGCCGCGCCTGCGCCCAGTACCAGAGCACCCGTCGTAACGAACAAGAGCTGCCTTGGAAGGAATACGCGTGGTTTTGGGCTCTCCTGCGCAATCCGGGGCGGGTTATCTTCAAGATGCGGCACATCCAGATCGTCATCCGTCATCACCCACCCCCTCTTCGACGAGCCCCGGCCTGGCGCTTAATGTGCATTTTGAATTCAAAGGGGACTGACCAAGGCCGGCATTGACCACCTTCACGACGCCACCCCCCAGCCTGATCACAAACCCTGGCGCCACCTCGTGAAGCACAACCACGCCGTCTCGTATCTGCATGCCAAGACGTTGCTCCTGGCCGTCGGCATTGACCCTGAAGATGATCGGTAGCTCTGCCCTGGCGGAGAACCGGATAAAGGTGAAACAGCCATCATCGAACATATCGACAGGGGTTATGCCTTTACCCGCCTTGTTTGGCTCAAAGAGGTAACGCCTGTTTACGACCACAGGTGCCTCGGGCTGAGCGGTGGGCAGGGACGGCGCAGAAGAGGTGGCCATCGGGGCCTTGGCCGTTACGGGGTCATTGTACTCAAATGTCACCCTGTGGTGGGGCCGCGCTAAGACGCGCCCAATGATGCGCCCGCGCTTGTTTCGCACGACCCTGTCTTCGACCACCTCGAAGACAAAGCTGTAGTCATGACGGTCTGACCTCAGCTCGAGATTGTTGGAACGCGCGCCGGGCCTCGGTCTGACCCAGATGATCGATGTGCCTTTGTCGGCCCTTATGCACCAGGTATGTTTTAAGGCTTCGCAGTCCGCAGACACACCCGTTGCCGCCACTTCAATATGTTCGTCGGCTCCGAGAAGTATGCGCGTGACAACGCCCACCTTGACGCGAACCCGAACAATGCCACTGTCCACAAAGGGCACGTGTATGACCGCAGCATCGGCGGGCGTGACCGGTAGTACGGGCGCGGCGCAAACAGGTAGTGCCAGCGTCAGAGCCAAGGCAGGTAAGGAGAGGAGCGCCGCCCTCATGGCAACACCTCCAGCGTCGGACGCGCCTGTTCTTCGGTGGCAATTTCCGGGTCCACCCTGTAGGCTGTGACCTTGAAGCCCAAGGGGTTTCGAATAAGGTCCTTCTCCTGACCAAACGCACCGGGCTCATATTTATAGGAAAGAGTTGCCAGAAAGATCTGGCGAACCTCACCGGCGTTTTGGGTGAGACTGCGCGTTGTCCTGGCAAATCGAACAACCGCCTTGTGGCTGACCTGATCGGGGTTCAGCGTGATGCTGAGAATGTCGATCCGCTCTTCAGTGTGAGCCCCCAAAACCTGGTCGCGGCTGTCAGAGCCTTCAAACAAAGCCGCATATTGCCGGGCGACATCGCGCGCGGACAGCGACAAGGTCGTGTCGTAGTCGGATTGAAGCAGCGGATAGTAATACCCTTCACGCGCCAGCACATAGCGTTGAACCCAATGCTTATCGAGAAGCTCGCCATAACCCTGAACCGAGCGATCATCGGCCGCCGTCACGAACTGGACGAGGCCACTGGCCTTGTCGACCTCAAACACATAGGGCACAGCACGGCGAAGGGGGGCCAAGACGGCTAAGCCGGTCACAGCGACACCGGCAATCACCACCGCCACAGAGGCCACGAACCAGGCGCGCCGCTCAGACTTCAGACGCAAGGCATCTATGTCGTCCTCCCAGCCCCGGGCCTTCTGGAAATAGTCCAGTGGTGTCTTTGTTAGGGGGAGCTTTGTCGTGTTCATGGCCGCGCCCGCGCATTCGGATTGAAGACGAACGTCGCCGCGGCTGACGGCGCATCCTTGGACAATCGCGCAAGG
Coding sequences:
- the virB11 gene encoding P-type DNA transfer ATPase VirB11, with product MLRPLMPYLDQADLQELVINRPGELFCLTTNGWQRYEMGALSHQRLMTICLAIATFAAQSLSAQTPILSAVLPGGERIQILIPPCVEEGLISLSIRRPYHSDKTLKAWEGEGAFEKIESPKTREDVPENAFRESLRDELTRCVRQGENIAIVGETGSGKTTLMKSLCQLIPSHERLITIEDARELFLPHHLNRVHLLYSRGNQGSASIGAGDLITACLRMRPDRVLLAELRGPEAFDYLKLLSTGHRGSITSFHAGSCAQAMDRFALMCRENKDAIGFTTAELCELARLNIDLVVHLSVTRGNGDQRRRFIKEIWRRVPQSVTQ
- a CDS encoding TrbI/VirB10 family protein translates to MTDDDLDVPHLEDNPPRIAQESPKPRVFLPRQLLFVTTGALVLGAGAALWLINARATPASPKPKPAAPATDVKRQVFDRPKPLTGQDLSEPCPDRSQPVLAKSRDGVGISTKDGVVMICADGTIVTKAYKPSPSPQESATSFDPPASVPGPVSEPLPRSKPQKPPMTVNNADREPEEKGGDPLFLSVPEGAQRKPSNDEAEKPATPFISLKDEGEEEPLNAQRQKERDFLLSEGRLIECALSVRLVSSLPGPAVCVLTRPVFSDTGKTLLLEAGSEVVGEYQSLKTQADTRLLVRWRRIRTPSGVVVRLDAEATDTLGGAGLEGEVKNHWWRRIGSAFLLSFVQDAVSGATKQNQQDEIVWAQVGQTGSSMSAKVLEANLNIPPTFYRQQGDRALIYVNRDVSFRDVYPSTRK
- a CDS encoding TrbG/VirB9 family P-type conjugative transfer protein; this encodes MRAALLSLPALALTLALPVCAAPVLPVTPADAAVIHVPFVDSGIVRVRVKVGVVTRILLGADEHIEVAATGVSADCEALKHTWCIRADKGTSIIWVRPRPGARSNNLELRSDRHDYSFVFEVVEDRVVRNKRGRIIGRVLARPHHRVTFEYNDPVTAKAPMATSSAPSLPTAQPEAPVVVNRRYLFEPNKAGKGITPVDMFDDGCFTFIRFSARAELPIIFRVNADGQEQRLGMQIRDGVVVLHEVAPGFVIRLGGGVVKVVNAGLGQSPLNSKCTLSARPGLVEEGVGDDG
- a CDS encoding virB8 family protein; translated protein: MNTTKLPLTKTPLDYFQKARGWEDDIDALRLKSERRAWFVASVAVVIAGVAVTGLAVLAPLRRAVPYVFEVDKASGLVQFVTAADDRSVQGYGELLDKHWVQRYVLAREGYYYPLLQSDYDTTLSLSARDVARQYAALFEGSDSRDQVLGAHTEERIDILSITLNPDQVSHKAVVRFARTTRSLTQNAGEVRQIFLATLSYKYEPGAFGQEKDLIRNPLGFKVTAYRVDPEIATEEQARPTLEVLP